A window from Littorina saxatilis isolate snail1 linkage group LG9, US_GU_Lsax_2.0, whole genome shotgun sequence encodes these proteins:
- the LOC138976016 gene encoding mediator of RNA polymerase II transcription subunit 13-like isoform X1, which yields MSHPNPTGNGCTLEDCYTNLFVLTDICGIKWRRLIVDNAAFDQLDDPVLIAYTKCIQKDILCVWRRVLRNSEQQLNPSDQLSYNKELWVFWYGDPPSFLNDVLCDPSLKEVEHGTWDRDKDSGLTYECRTLLFKALHNLIERCLLSKNFVRLGKWFVMPQDHSTGDRSCHLSFCFHFFLHGESQVCASIEVKQHSPVWRLTHHHLNLLQDTQIHFQVILAPYGLNGTLTGQTYRDTDPHNRFLFQQWNQYYPFDPDETKDYDPNRLPNLVEVLVGGVRMRYPSAYVLICETDETASRVQSVAGAPDTLGGRAHPSSLHPPGHLTPPHSPNPHLQGAVGGGEGGGKMGVGFGEGRMSTLPSIAEVLGHQITERVAQDSTLTTGSHAAPRRSQEGGAEENPNSGAWNFADPSTKVNCNCVKHRKMKAAAQAKSKSSGKKDKDSEKEKGEKGDKEKGDKEEKKTERLERQQSRHGRSSVPFHRRQAAMDDMLQDDMERIMNHLPPNPAFCPTGSTTIPPQGGSTPVPEGPMDTPNSAPSPLDPPPNLPSMEPTMPTLSPHPPSKFLGGGGGGGTAVNGAAAGGGGQAATSAATATANNNNSSNVVNNSGVSGGNATAAATNNSAGDKDATGRNNNSGGGGGLANGTVDQPGGGTDPANPLPNGSLNSEFFPKSDELTCGQGAATPQPPKAATGAGVVGGAGGGAPVPPDAQLPWGESSKKELVSNWLQSQHKCVESVLKRPSLPTNGSDEEEELVTRSLYDHDIVQKWVHFPLKKSRFEILPEMAQPVAGTSGLEPISPPLEHSQRNMLPRSPSPDPYEFSDEASVNPATMTARTRPNRDRQSPRLGDEAGEYGQEDMANDIGQVDSPLHSSGNLMREKDLQVSGAHKDLAQLFESDSSADDDNDGGHMDICYPNSKTLEELKSVGIKLPNDPSETPVIAVSELTRMYPTPPSLETCTKHSPQDTAAEQPMDITVLLDGHIQTVVKTELLHPPAKVKPVSHEDHSKFDVFVPLKQATYVSAPKYSQLPRSQLSSPPAGAIPEYKPQPHWPFGLPMMDAMHPPRTNYVNLPSVEGMSSRPMPSPAFAQQQRTPRTPMSYELQSPASTPSSYLNKTLNSIDNTGTGSPLPEVNSLLVNVLLSDSILNLYRDYNFDSCNVCVCNMDIRGSDMGLYLPDTGSSSESSYKCTCGFSAVINRRFAYNNGLFYEDEVDVTGIKHDRYEQRKPPLHMLPEGKGGGAEIEDIPSDVLHLLMGQFAVAFPSSVAAGQLAALNMAASMSFNNSALDQMGLRDGNEAVYTTLDVARQAQDNHYTHKMDDHSMRMTCLHKWPFIKGAHRLAHNSQDIVQCLKSLQPLLQDAIQYKPITRLWEHTYKLQGPLSWKDFHQLSGRGSVESSEPQPIPHLLVTHDRDWLSVSPYSIRFWDKQYLEPFSRPRDIIYVVVAPDNEFLLQHVRSFFRELSTVYELCRLGRHVPFKPLRDGIMRIGKNTAQKLTQDSVDDWFSLLGDNPIAPKLKLYAQVLKQLLGPLLGQHNLDRSAFDTGSGASHKAQFKTPEPATPSHPATPESNQSPAPGGTTPNSSSTTPNSGQANNDENKGDGSQGEGAGQKENATEQEIPEDSTMPAVVVYLVDPFLFGQEWSDLHRLAMVGLLRSYQQMVLPPHLQNNTFLQVVPMKTILDHQESSAQHQALKSLAFSVFTSCRWNLAHTITARSLTGFGPAAGAEIFLKSKPVSVADAEPGNPMRLYSPPYTLAPLKNQQTQLAECCGEAAEKANILFVTYCLSHDQRFLLAVCTDNRGEMLDTCIINIHIPNRNLRKKASARKHGLAKLWDYILGIISMSTRPARIVIGRLGRMGHGELKGWSGLLGKRNLQHASRRVKETCGQCSLAQEAPCVRSACVVSMEMNPSFQVMADTVKQEEKQSSNCPLQTPRDASVTHILVFPTSATAQVNANPMQPGDPNNPMDNYDPLDMFPDDVFQMSDVQGELGGMGQGMEGMDFMDILDSDHLLDNQPGSPNANQDRARQSSRTNEQSSIPNGQIANDPQDDNNLLQQPLAMGYFLSTAPTGPLPHWFWSSCPENQHTSPVCFKAALHVNMSSRQWQDDLDHSSASPSNSNHPLDSHLTCDVLRFVLANYNSLSWLTYDPATNDRRSCLPVHKAVLMQMYHAMQAYL from the exons CTGTCACCTGTCCTTCTGCTTCCACTTCTTCCTGCACGGGGAGTCGCAGGTGTGCGCCAGCATCGAGGTGAAGCAGCACTCACCTGTGTGGCGCCTGACCCACCACCACCTCAACTTGCTACAGGACACGCAAATTCACTTCCAAG TTATCTTGGCCCCCTACGGTCTGAATGGAACGCTAACAGGTCAGACGTATCGGGACACCGACCCACACAATCGCTTCCTCTTCCAGCAATGGAACCAGTACTATCCCTTTGACCCAGACGAAACCAAAGATTATGACCCCAACCGTCTTCCTAACCTCGTGGAAGTTCTCGTTG GTGGTGTGCGCATGCGCTACCCGTCCGCTTACGTCCTCATCTGCGAAACGGACGAGACGGCCAGTCGCGTGCAGTCTGTGGCTGGTGCTCCTGACACGCTCGGTGGACGCGCACACCCCTCTTCCCTCCACCCTCCAGGCCATCTCACTCCCCCACactcccccaacccccacctgcAAGGAGCAgtgggaggaggggagggagggggcaaGATGGGGGTGGGGTTCGGCGAGGGGCGGATGTCGACCCTCCCCAGCATTGCTGAGGTGCTTGGACATCAGATCACGGAGAGAGTGGCGCAAGATTCCACCCTCACCACCGGATCACATGCTGCGCCGAGGAG GTCTCAGGAAGGAGGGGCAGAGGAAAATCCTAACTCTGGGGCCTGGAACTTTGCCGACCCTTCCACTAAAGTCAACTGCAACTGTGTCAA acatcGCAAGATGAAAGCTGCGGCGCAGGCCAAGTCCAAGTCCAGTGGGAAGAAGGACAAGGACTCTGAGAAGGAGAAAGGAGAGAAAGGGGACAAGGAGAAGGGGGacaaggaggagaagaagacagAACGACTGGAGCGGCAGCAGTCACGCCACGGTCGCAGCTCGGTGCCCTTCCACCGTCGGCAGGCGGCCATGGACGACATGCTGCAGGACGACATGGAGCGCATCATGAACCACCTGCCCCCAAACCCCGCCTTCTGCCCCACCGGCTCCACCACCATCCCCCCTCAGGGCGGCTCCACACCGGTGCCGGAAGGGCCCATGGACACGCCCAACTCTGCGCCTTCACCGCTGGACCCCCCGCCCAACCTGCCCTCCATGGAACCCACCATGCCCACCCTCAGTCCCCATCCTCCTAGCAAGTTTCtggggggtggaggaggaggggggaccGCGGTGAACGGCGCTGCAGCAGGAGGAGGTGGGCAGGCAGCCACCTCTGCTGCCACCGCCacggccaacaacaacaacagcagcaacgtTGTCAACAACAGTGGTGTTAGTGGTGGTAATGCAACAGCAGCTGCTACAAACAACAGCGCAGGAGACAAAGACGCGACTGGCCGTAACAACAAcagcggcggtggtggtggtttggCGAATGGCACTGTGGATCAGCCAGGTGGCGGTACGGACCCTGCCAATCCTTTACCGAACGGCAGCTTGAACTCGGAGTTCTTCCCTAAAAGTGACGAGTTGACTTGTGGGCAGGGGGCTGCCACCCCCCAGCCCCCCAAGGCAGCAACAGGGGCAGGTGTGGTGGGGGGAGCAGGGGGTGGCGCCCCAGTCCCACCTGACGCCCAGTTACCGTGGGGTGAGTCGTCGAAGAAAGAGCTGGTGTCGAACTGGTTGCAGTCACAGCACAAGTGTGTGGAGAGCGTGCTCAAGCGCCCTTCGCTGCCCACCAATGGTTCTGACGAGGAGGAGGAGCTAGTCACGCGGTCCTTGTATGATCATGACATTGTGCAAAAATG gGTACACTTTCCTCTGAAGAAAAGCCGGTTTGAGATCTTGCCAGAAATGGCACAGCCTGTGGCGGGAACCAGTGGGCTGGAACCTATCTCACCACCGCTGGAACATTCCCAACGCAACATGCTGCCACGATCGCCATCTCCGGACCCTTACGAGTTTTCAGACGAGGCTTCCGTCAACCCTGCTACCATGACGGCCAGAACGCGGCCTAACAGAGATCGGCAGTCCCCTCGTCTG GGAGATGAAGCTGGCGAATATGGTCAAGAAGACATGGCAAATG ACATTGGGCAAGTGGATTCGCCGCTGCACTCCTCGGGCAACCTGATGCGGGAGAAAGATCTGCAGGTCAGCGGGGCTCACAAAGATCTGGCGCAGCTCTTCGAATCTGACTCCTCTGCTGACGATGACAACGATGGAGGG CACATGGATATCTGCTATCCCAATAGCAAAACCTTGGAGGAGTTGAAATCTGTTGGCATCAAGTTACCAAATGATCCATCTGAGACACCTGTGATTG CCGTCTCAGAACTTACCCGCATGTACCCCACGCCTCCGTCCCTGGAAACATGCACCAAGCACTCCCCGCAGGACACGGCCGCAGAACAGCCCATGGACATCACAGTCCTGCTGGACGGTCACATCCAGACTGTGGTCAAGACAGAGCTTTTGCATCCTCCTGCCAAAGTCAAGCCGGTCAGCCATGAAGATCATTCAAAG TTCGATGTGTTCGTGCCACTCAAGCAGGCAACGTATGTCAGCGCCCCCAAATACTCTCAGCTTCCACGCAGTCAGCTATCGTCTCCGCCTGCTGGGGCAATTCCGGAGTATAAGCCCCAGCCCCACTGGCCGTTCGGCTTGCCAATGATGGACGCCATGCACCCTCCCAGAAC AAACTACGTCAACCTGCCATCGGTGGAAGGAATGAGCTCGCGGCCCATGCCGTCTCCAGCCTTCGCCCAGCAGCAGCGCACTCCCCGCACCCCCATGTCCTACGAGCTGCAGTCCCCGGCCTCCACCCCCTCCTCCTACCTTAACAAGACCCTCAACTCCATCGACAACACGGGCACCGGCTCCCCGCTCCCCGAGGTCAACTCCTTGCTGGTCAACGTGCTGCTGTCCGACTCCATCCTCAACCTCTACCGCGACTACAACTTCGACAGCTGTAACGTTTGTGTGTGCAATATGGACATCCGTGGCTCCGACATGGGCCTCTACCTTCCAGACACAGGCAGCTCTTCCGAGTCGTCGTACAAGTGCACTTGTGGTTTCAGCGCTGTCATCAACAGACGCTTTGCCTACAACAACGGCCTTTTCTATGAGGACGAGGTGGATGTGACAGGCATTAAGCACGATCGTTACGAGCAGCGCAAACCCCCGTTGCACATGCTGCCGGAGGGGAAGGGTGGTGGGGCGGAGATAGAAGACATTCCGTCGGATGTGTTACATTTACTGATGGGACAGTTTGCGGTGGCCTTCCCCAGCAGTGTGGCGGCCGGTCAGCTGGCAGCGCTCAACATGGCCGCCTCCATGTCTTTCAACAACAGCGCCCTCGACCAGATGGGGCTAAGGG ATGGCAATGAAGCGGTGTACACCACGTTAGACGTAGCAAGGCAAGCCCAAGACAACCACTACACTCACAAAATGGATGATCATAGCATGCGCATGACCTGTCTCCACAAATGGCCATTCATCAAAG GTGCTCACCGGTTAGCGCACAACTCTCAGGACATCGTTCAGTGCCTCAAGTCCCTGCAGCCCCTCCTGCAGGACGCCATCCAGTACAAGCCCATCACGCGCCTGTGGGAGCACACCTACAAGCTGCAGGGACCCCTCTCATGGAAAGACTTCCACCAGCTCTCTGGGCGAG GATCAGTGGAAAGCAGTGAACCACAGCCCATCCCCCACCTGCTGGTCACGCATGATCGAGActggctctctgtctctccctacTCCATTCGCTTCTGG GACAAGCAGTACCTGGAGCCCTTCAGCCGTCCACGGGATATAATCTACGTGGTGGTTGCCCCCGACAACGAATTCCTGCTTCAGCATGTGCGTAGTTTCTTCCGTGAGCTGAGTACAGTGTATGAGTTGTGTCGCCTGGGCCGCCACGTGCCCTTCAAACCCCTGAGGGACGGCATCATGCGCATCGGCAAGAACACAGCGCAGAAACTCACGCAGGACTCCGTTGATGACTGGTTCAGTCTCCTGG GCGACAATCCAATTGCTCCAAAGTTGAAACTGTATGCCCAGGTGCTCAAACAGTTATTAG GTCCTCTGTTAGGTCAACACAATTTGGACAGGTCGGCGTTCGACACTGGTTCAGGAGCGTCCCACAAGGCCCAGTTCAAGACGCCAGAGCCTGCTACCCCCTCCCACCCAGCCACCCCGGAATCTAACCAGTCCCCCGCACCCGGGGGTACAACCCCAAATTCCTCCTCCACCACTCCCAACTCTGGCCAGGCCAACAATGACGAGAACAAAG GGGACGGCAGCCAGGGAGAAGGAGCAGGGCAGAAGGAGAACGCGACGGAACAGGAGATCCCGGAGGACAGCACAATGCCGGCGGTGGTAGTCTACCTGGTAGACCCCTTCCTGTTCGGGCAGGAGTGGTCGGATCTGCATCGCCTGGCCATGGTGGGCCTGCTGCGCAGCTACCAGCAGATGGTGCTGCCCCCTCACCTACAGAACAACACTTTCCTGCAG GTGGTGCCAATGAAGACGATCCTGGACCACCAAGAAAGCAGCGCCCAGCACCAAGCTCTCAAGTCTCTGGCCttctctgtcttcacctcctgTCGCTGGAACCTGGCCCACACCATTACCGCTCGTTCCCTCACCGGCTTCGGCCCTGCCGCTGGCGCTGAGATATTCCTCAAGAGCAAGCCGGTCAGTGTCGCTGAC GCTGAGCCCGGCAACCCCATGCGACTGTACAGCCCGCCCTACACCCTGGCCCCCTTGAAGAACCAGCAGACCCAGCTGGCTGAGTGCTGCGGCGAGGCCGCGGAGAAAGCCAACATCCTCTTCGTCACCTACTGCCTGTCGCATGACCAGCGCTTCCTGCTGGCCGTCTGCACCGACAACCGTGGCGAGATGCTGGACACCTGCATCATCAACATTCACATTCCTAACAG GAACCTGCGAAAGAAGGCCTCAGCACGCAAACATGGCCTGGCCAAACTGTGGGACTACATCCTGGGCATCATCTCCATGTCAACACGCCCCGCCAGGATTGTCATTGGTCGACTAGGGCGCATGGGGCATGGAGAACTCAAAG GGTGGTCAGGGCTGCTGGGCAAGCGGAACCTGCAGCACGCCAGTCGCCGCGTCAAGGAGACCTGCGGGCAGTGCTCCCTGGCCCAGGAGGCCCCCTGCGTGCGCAGCGCCTGCGTGGTCTCCATGGAGATGAACCCCAGCTTCCAGGTCATGGCCGACACAGTCAAGCAGGAGGAGAAGCAGAGTTCCAACTGTCCGCTGCAGACGCCTCGGGACGCGTCTGTCACCCACATCCTCGTCTTCCCCACTTCCGCCACGGCTCAG GTGAACGCCAACCCCATGCAGCCCGGCGACCCCAACAACCCCATGGACAACTACGACCCCCTGGACATGTTCCCTGACGACGTCTTCCAGATGTCGGATGTGCAAGGGGAGCTCGGGGGCATGGGTCAAGGCATGGAGGGCATGGACTTCATGGACATCCTGGACTCTGACCACCTGCTGGACAACCAGCCCGGCTCGCCCAACGCCAACCAGGACCGCGCCCGGCAGTCGTCGCGCACCAACGAGCAGTCCTCG ATTCCCAACGGTCAGATAGCCAACGACCCCCAGGATGACAACAACCTGCTGCAACAGCCACTGGCCATGGGCTACTTCTTGTCCACCGCACCCACAGGCCCCCTCCCCCACTGGTTCTGGTCATCCTGTCCTGAGAACCAGCACACCTCCCCCGTCTGCTTCAAG GCGGCGTTGCATGTCAACATGTCAAGTCGACAATGGCAAGACGACCTGGATCACTCCTCGGCCAGTCCCAGCAACAGCAACCACCCCCTCGACTCTCACCTTACTTGTGATGTTCTCAG GTTTGTTCTGGCCAACTACAACTCCCTGTCATGGCTGACCTACGACCCCGCCACCAACGACCGCCGGTCCTGTCTTCCTGTGCACAAAGCGGTGCTCATGCAAATGTACCACGCCATGCAGGCCTACCTCTGA